One Nonomuraea angiospora DNA segment encodes these proteins:
- a CDS encoding class F sortase, with product MTDQTPMQRALPGLLIAGSLGGVGLVMVGMLSLWPTTTEDASGSLAAAQDTPTQMEVANAGAFVLPPTVGPGGKGVPLTPARLDAPPPLPAVPVVSPIPSAKAKSTRPRPTRIKIPKLKVNAPIGAVTVDSKGKLGTPPLTRPNQTGWYKGSPVPGELGPSVINGHVSTRKGPAVFDRLRELAKGDQIYVYRSDGKVTRFTVSGIEQASKSSFPTSRVYGNTTNAQLRLVTCGGVFNKTAHSYTDNIVVYATLSKKKG from the coding sequence ATGACCGACCAGACACCAATGCAGCGGGCGCTGCCCGGACTGCTGATCGCCGGCTCGCTGGGCGGCGTCGGCCTGGTCATGGTGGGCATGCTCTCGCTGTGGCCCACCACCACGGAGGACGCCTCGGGCTCGCTGGCGGCGGCCCAGGACACGCCCACGCAGATGGAGGTGGCGAACGCGGGCGCGTTCGTGCTCCCGCCCACCGTGGGCCCCGGCGGCAAGGGCGTCCCCCTGACCCCGGCCCGCCTGGACGCGCCGCCTCCGCTCCCGGCGGTCCCGGTCGTGTCCCCGATCCCCTCGGCCAAGGCCAAGTCCACCCGGCCCAGGCCCACCCGCATCAAGATCCCCAAGCTCAAGGTGAACGCGCCCATCGGGGCCGTCACCGTGGACAGCAAGGGCAAGCTCGGCACCCCGCCCCTGACCAGGCCCAACCAGACGGGCTGGTACAAGGGCTCCCCAGTGCCCGGCGAGCTCGGCCCCTCGGTCATCAACGGCCACGTGAGCACCCGCAAGGGCCCGGCCGTCTTCGACCGCCTCCGGGAGCTGGCCAAGGGCGACCAGATCTACGTGTACCGGTCGGACGGCAAGGTCACGCGGTTCACGGTGAGCGGGATCGAGCAGGCGAGCAAGTCGTCGTTCCCGACGTCGAGGGTGTACGGGAACACGACCAACGCCCAGTTGCGGCTGGTCACGTGCGGCGGGGTCTTCAACAAGACGGCGCACAGCTACACGGACAACATCGTCGTTTACGCCACGTTGTCCAAGAAGAAGGGCTAG